From a single Candidatus Microthrix subdominans genomic region:
- a CDS encoding SRPBCC family protein, with translation MSDNDLIECERVNLDYFNRAPVRVEAAEVIAASPKRIFDVFLDADSWSRWAWPITGVDWTSPMPLEVGSTRTVWMRGPMVGYEEFIAWEPGRRMAFRFNQTIKGGPSAFAEDYLVTDLRDGRSLVEWTMAMTLTGVSARFARFTGPAMGPANRAMLRRFRTYVESNPMLADEASNSSTSTSPTRR, from the coding sequence GTGTCCGACAACGACCTGATCGAGTGCGAACGGGTGAATCTCGACTACTTCAACCGGGCTCCCGTGCGGGTCGAGGCCGCCGAGGTGATAGCGGCCAGCCCGAAGCGCATCTTCGATGTGTTTCTCGATGCCGACTCGTGGTCGCGGTGGGCGTGGCCGATCACCGGGGTCGACTGGACCTCGCCGATGCCCCTTGAGGTCGGGTCGACCCGGACGGTGTGGATGCGCGGGCCCATGGTGGGTTATGAGGAGTTCATCGCCTGGGAGCCGGGCCGACGGATGGCGTTTCGATTCAACCAGACGATCAAGGGCGGGCCGTCGGCCTTCGCCGAGGACTACCTGGTCACCGACCTGCGGGATGGCCGTTCGCTGGTGGAGTGGACGATGGCGATGACCCTCACCGGCGTTTCGGCGCGGTTCGCCCGATTTACCGGCCCTGCGATGGGGCCGGCGAACCGGGCGATGCTGCGCAGGTTCCGCACGTACGTCGAGTCCAACCCGATGCTCGCCGATGAGGCCTCGAACTCGTCGACGAGCACGTCGCCGACCCGCCGGTAG